A DNA window from Salvelinus sp. IW2-2015 linkage group LG4q.1:29, ASM291031v2, whole genome shotgun sequence contains the following coding sequences:
- the LOC111962236 gene encoding zinc finger protein 658B-like — protein sequence MPWPVTSTVRTNPACISHSTLCPNLHSQGPDCDSGAQFALQDSEMASVKLEDCSQTLELNVIIKDEEEEEKIGKSVNDGDRVETFSSSREQQQEDHRAKRSHHCPHCQKIFPFLSKLKIHLKIHTGENRYSCTDGGKNFTTSKALTVNQRVHTGEKLYSCSDCVKCFTTSTWLKVHQRTHTGEKPYSCSDCIKCFTTSAKLKVHQRTHTGEKPYFCSACAASFSIMCNLKRHERIHTEKIYSCSDCAASFSLLCKLKRHERIHKGEKPYSCSDCGKSFSRRGHLKTHEQKHTGEKPYSCSDCGKSFSLLGHLKIHQYIHTGEKPYSCSDCGKSFSRLGHLKTHEQKHTGXKPYSCSDCVKCFATSTELKVHQRTHTGEKPYSCSDCVKCFPTSTRLKFHQRTHTGEKPYICSDCAASFSLLCNLKRHESIHTGEKPYTCSDCAASFSLLCNLKRHERIHTGEKPYHCTDCEKRFYRLGHLKRHQCIHKGEKPHQLSQTS from the exons ATGCCTTGGCCGGTAACATCAACAGTGAGGACAAACCCAGCCTGCATCTCTCATTCCACACTATGTCCAAACCTACATTCACAgggtcctgattgtgacagtggagcTCAGTTTGCACTGCAGGATTCAGAAatggcatcagtgaagctggaagactgcagtcaaacactggagctgaatgtcatcataaaagatgaagaagaggaggagaagattggGAAATCTGTTAATGATG gagaccgTGTTGAGACATTCTCTTCATCGAGAGAGCAACAGCAGGAAGATCACAGAGCGAAGAGGTCTCACCACTGCCCACATTGTCAGAAGATTTTCCCATTTCTATCAAAGCTAAAAATACACctaaaaatacacacaggagagaatcgGTATTCCTGTACTGACGGTGGGAAGAATTTCACAACATCCAAGGCTTTGACAGTTAATCAGAGAgtgcacacaggagagaagctttactcctgctctgactgtgtaaaatgcttcacaacatcaacttggctaaaagttcatcagagaacacacacaggagagaagccttactcctgYTCTGATTGTATAAAATGCTTCACAACATCAGCTAAGCTaaaagttcatcagagaacacacacaggagagaagccttacttctgCTCTGCCTGTGCGGCGAGTTTCTCTATAATGTGCAACTTAAAACGACATGAACGTATACACACAGAGAAGatttactcctgctctgactgtgcgGCGAGTTTCTCTCTACTGTGCAAATTAAAACGACATGAACGTATACAcaaaggagagaagccttactcctgctctgactgtggaaagagtttttctCGAAGGGGCCACTTAAAAACACACGAACAAaaacatacaggagagaagccttactcctgctctgactgtggaaagagtttctcTCTACTGGGCCACTTAAAAATTCACCAATATATACATacgggagagaagccttactcctgctcYgactgtggaaagagtttctcTCGACTGGGCCACTTAAAAACACAYGAACAAAAACATACAGGAGMgaagccttactcctgctctgaYTGTGTAAAATGCTTCGCAACATCAACTGAGTTAAAAGTTCatcaaagaacacacacaggagagaagccgtacTCCTGYTCTGACTGTGTAAAATGTTTCCCAACATCAACYAGGCTAAAatttcatcagagaacacacacaggagagaagccttacatcTGCTCTGACTGTGCAGCGAGTTTCTCTCTACTGTGCAACTTAAAGCGACATGAAagtatacacacaggagagaagccttacaccTGCTCTGACTGTGCGGCGAGTTTCTCTCTACTGTGCAACTTAAAACGCCATGAacgtatacacacaggagagaagccttatcacTGCACTGACTGTGAGAAGAGATTCTACAGATTGGGCCATTTAAAAAGACACCAATGTATACATAAAGGAGAGAAGCCTCATCAGTTGTCTCAGACCAGCTGA